TTCCCGGAGACCGTCTTCGGTGAATTCCAGCTCCACCCCCTCCGTGGCCAGCAGGGCCTGATATTGCTTGACCAGGGCGTTTTCCGGTTCGGTGAGGATGCGCACGAAATCTTCCTGGGTGAGGGGTTTGAGCTCCACCCGAATGGGAAAACGGCCTTGAAGTTCGGGGATGAGGTCCGAGGGCTTGGCGATATGGAAGGCCCCGCTGGCGATGAAAAGGATATGGTCGGTGCGCACCATTCCGTAGCGGGTGTTGACCGTGGTCCCCTCCACGATGGGGAGAAGATCCCGCTGGACGCCCTCTCTGGAGACATCCGGGCCGTGCCCTTCTCCCCGGCTGGCAATTTTGTCGATTTCGTCAATAAAGATGATGCCGCTGGTTTCCGTGCGCTGAATGGCCTCTCGGGTGACCTTTTCCATGTCGATGAGTTTTTCCGCCTCCTGCTTGGTAAGAAATTCCAGGGCCTCGCGGACCTTCAGGCGCCGCCTTTTAGGCCGCCGGGGGAAGAGAGAGCTCATCATCTCCCGGAGTTGCTGCTCAATTTCTTCCAGCCCCGAGGCCGCAAAGACCTCCACCATGGGGCTCGGGAGGCGCTCTTCGATATCGATCTCCACGTAGCGCTCATCGAGCCTTCCGTCCCGAAGCATCTGCCGAAACTTTTCCCGGGTCTCGGAGTCTCCTTCCGGGCGATGGGGGACCGGAGGGACCAGAAGATCCAGGAGACGGTCCTCGGCCAGGCGTCGGGCCCGCTCCTTGACCCTTTCCTGCTCCTCGGCCTTGACCATCTGGACCGCAATGTGGGTGAGGTCCCGGATCATGGACTCCACATCCCGGCCCACATAGCCCACCTCGGTGAACTTGGTGGCCTCCACCTTGAGAAAGGGGGAGCCGGAGAGTCGGGCCAGGCGCCGGGCGATTTCCGTCTTGCCCACCCCGGTGGGCCCGATCATGATGATGTTTTTGGGGTAGATTTCGTCCCGCAGGGGAGGAGGGACCTGTTGCCGGCGCCAGCGGTTGCGCAGGGCGATGGCCACGGCCTTTTTGGCCTCGGTCTGGCCTACAATAAATTTGTCCAATTCGGCGACGATTTCTCTAGGGGTAAGGGGTTTCATAGTTCCTCGACGGTGATCTCCTGGTTGGTGTAGATGCAGAGTTCTCCGGCCAGACGCAGGGCCTCTTCGGCGATCTGGCGGGCCGAAAGATCGGTATGTTTGAGAAGGGCCTTGGCGGCGGCCAGGGCCATGGGGCCCCCGGAGCCGATGGCCAGCACCTCCTCGTCGGGCTCGATCACGTCTCCAGCCCCGGAGATGAGCAGGATTTTTTCCCGGTCGCAGGCGATAAGAAGGGCCTCCAGGCGCCGCAGAAGCTTGTCGGTGCGCCAGTCCTTGGCCAACTCCACCGCGGCCCTTACCAGGTGCCCGCTATAGAGTTCGAGTTTTTTCTCCAGGCGTTCAAAGAGGGTGAGGGCATCGGCGGTAGAGCCGGCAAAGCCCACCAGCACCTGGCCCTTATAAAGGCGGCGTACCTTGCGGGCCCCGTGTTTAATGATGGTCTCTCCCAGGGTGACCTGTCCATCGGCGGCCAGCACCGTGCGCCCGTTTCTGCGAACCGCCACCACGGTGGTGCCTTTCAGCATGACCTTAATCCTTATCACGGCGAGGCCTTTTGGCAAGGGCCCGGGGGTGGGCCGCATCGTAGATGCGGGAAAGATGTCCCAGATCGAGTCGGGTGTAGCGCTCGGTGGTGGTGAGCCGGCTGTGCCCCAGCATCTCCTGAATACTCCGGAGATCCGCCCCGGATTCCAGGAGATGGGTGGCAAAGGAGTGCCGCAGGGCATGGGGATGGACCCCGGAAAGGCCCAGGGCCCGGGCATGGGCCTTGACCAGACGCTGAAGACTGCGCGGGGAGAGGGCCTCCCCGTGGCGGTTGAGAAGGAGATGGCTCTCCTCTTTTTTTCGGGCCTTAAGGAAGGCCTCCCGCACCGGAAGATAGTTCCGCAGAGCCTCTACGGCCTTGCGGCTTAAGGGGACCACCCGTTCCTTGCGTCCCTTGCCCCGCACCCGTACGAAACGGGCCTCCAGATGAAGATCCGTGAGTTTTAGAGCGCAGACCTCTGAGGCCCGCAACCCCGAGCCGTAAAGGAGCTCCAAGGCTACCCGGTCGCGCAGGGCGAAAAAGTCCCCCCCTTGCGGGGCCTCCATCAGGGCCAGGGCCTCGTCCACGGTAAGCACCCGGGGGAGATCCCGGGGAAGCCTGGGCCCGGAAAGGGCCAGGAAGCGGGTCTCCTCCAGGACCCCTCTCTTGAGAAGATAACGGTAGAAACTCCTTACGGCCGAGAGCTTGCGGGCCAGGGTCCGGGCCGAAACCCGGGGCCGGAGGCGCATCACAAAGGCCCGCAGGTCCTGGAGGTCGGCCTCAAGCGGGGACCGTCCGGAAAGAAAAGCGAAGAAATCTCGGAGATCCCGGGCGTAGGCCCGGAGGGTATGCGGCGAATACCCCCTCTCCTGCTGGAGATGCCTCAAAAACTCCTCAAGGAGCTCCACCGGCCCTCTCCACCGCCTGCCGCAGGTCCTCCAAGGAAAAGGGTTTGGCCAGAGGGATCAGTCTCCCGCGGAGCTCCGGAAGGCTCTTTTCGATGGTCTCCCGGGGATAAGGCGAGGCGATGATGACCTTCATCTCCGGAAATCTGGAGGCCAGCTTTCGGATCTCCTCTTCTTTGGGGCCACTGCGCATGCGGATGTCGGTAAGAAGGATTTGGGGGACAAAGCCTTCTTCAAGGATCCTTTCGGCCTCGGCAAAACCCCGGGCCAGCCGGGGCCGATAGCCCAGATACTCTAAGAGGTCCTTCAGGGTCTCTAGAAGGATCTGGTTTTCTTCCACTACCAAAAGGGAGAGGCCTTCCGAGGGCCCCTCTGCTCTGGGGGAATCGGCCAGGGGAAGATAGAGGCGGAAGACCGCCCCTCCTTCAGGATGGTTGTAGGCCGCTATATGTCCTCCGTGTTGTTTTACCAGGGAGTAGATCGTGGCCAGACCCAGTCCGGTGCCCTCTTTTTTGGTGGTGAAATAGGGTTCAAAGAGGTGGGAGAGGGCCTCCGGGGAAAGCCCCGGGCCACGGTCGCGAAAGGTAAGAAGGGCGTAAGGGCCGGGCTTAAGGTCCAATACTCGGGCGCTTTCTTCCGGGAGTTCCACCTTTTCCAGACGGATCCAGATCTCCCCCTCTCCCTCCATGGCCTCCCGGGCGTTGGAGGCCAGATTGAGGAGGATCTGTTGCAGGGCCACCGGGGAGAGACGCACCAGGAGGTTGCCTTCCGGGGCCTCCAGGTGGAGGCGGATTTTGGAGCCCAGAAGTCTCTCCAGGGTTTCCCGCAGGCGATGAAGGGCCCGGGCCAGATCCAGGATCTCGGCTTGGGAAGTCCGCTTTCTCACGAAAAAGAGGAGTTCCTGACTCATGCGGCGCCAGCGATGGATGAGTTCTTCCATACGCTCCAGGTTTTCCCGAATATTTTCCGGTCGGTCGAGCTTGAGGAGGCTTACACTGATGTAGCCTTGGAGGGCCATGAAAAGATTGTTGAGTTCGTGAAGGAGGACCCCGGTAAAACGTCCCAGGCTCTCCATCTTTTGGATCTGAAAGTGCTCCTCCTGGAGGCGCTTCTGCTCCGTGATGTCCACGGCCATGCCGATGATGACCGGAATTCCCTCCGGATCTTCCACCCGCATGCAGTTCCAGAGGAGATAGTGGAGGCGGCCCCTCCGGTCGCGGACCGGAAGCTCCACCCCACGCTCAAAGATCCCGCACTGTACCTTTTCGCAATGCTTCTTCCAGTCCGAAAGGGCTTCCTCCGGGGCCAAAAGCTCAAAAACACTCTTTCCCAGGGCCTCTTCCCGAGAAAAGCCCGTGATCTCTTCAAAGGTCCGGTTGATAAAGGAAATCTTTCCTTCACGATTGAAAAGGACGAGAACCGGATTTTCCTCAAGGATTTTATGTAAAAAGGCCCGTTCCTTCTCAATTTTTTCTTCTAAGAGTTTCTTTTCGGTTATGTCTAAGATTATAGAGAGGTAGGCCCGTTCATCTTCCAAGGGAAAGGGCAGGCTTCGCACCTCAAACCAGCGCCGGTCTTTGGGACTGTGAATTTCTTGCAGGACGCTTTTCCCCTCCCTTAAGACCTCATCTTTTTTGCACCAGGGACAGGGATCTTCTCGATCGTGAAAGACCCGGTAGCAGAGATCTCCCACCGGGTCCCGGCCGCAGCGCTCCCGGAGCTTTCGGTTGGCGTAAAGGACCCGATAGTCCCGGGAGACCACCGAGACCAGGCCCGGGAAGAGATCCAGGATGGTCTGGTAAAAGGCCTCGCTTTTCATTAAAGTGTAGAGCAATGGAGATAATCTTGAAACTATTTAAACATCTTTTAAAGGGATAAGCAATTCATGAAGGGTTATGGAAAGATTAAAAAAGATCCTTCTGCGGATTGACGGGCGAGGTTACGGGGCCTACCGGGAGCTTCTCGGGCGTTATCGCTTTCCGGGGTTCGAATTGGTGGTGGACAAGGTGCAGGCCGATCCCTTCGCCCCTCCAAGCCGGGTGCGGGTGCAGGTGCCGGCGGAGGTGGCCCGTTTCCCGGAGGCTTCTTATAGCAACTTCTCCCGCCGGGTGGGTCTAGAGAACTATCTGGCCGATCGCTTAAGTCGCCTGGCCCGCAAACTTTCGGAACGCCGGGGCTCGGGGAAGAGCGGGCTCATCCAGGTCCACGGCCCGGGCCAGGAGATCTTGCCGCGCACCGCGGTTACCGTGGGCCCCGGAGGGGAGGTCACGGCCCGGATCTTCGTGGGGCTTCCGGCGGCCGGCCGCCGGGTGCTGGCTCGCCAGGCCTGGGAGCTTTTGGGAGAGGACCTTCCGTACCTGGTGCGCCAGGGGCTCCTTTTTGAAAACCTGGATCGGGACGAACTCTGGCGTTTCGTGGAGACCAACGAGGATGCCGATTTTTTACGGGCCAGGCTTTCGGAATGGCGTCTCGTGGCCTTTGTGGCCGAAGGAGCCATCCTTCCCCGGGCCTCCGGGGTGGACCCCCGTCCGGCCCGAGAGGCCGTGCCTTTTGCACCTCCCCCGGAGCTCACCCTGGAGGTGGAGCTCCCTAATCGGGGACCGGTGCGGGGCCTGGGCCTTCCGGAAGGGGTGACTCTTATTGTGGGCGGGGGCTTTCACGGGAAATCCACTCTGCTTCGGGCCCTGGAGCTGGGCGTCTATAATCACCGGCCCGGGGATGGACGGGAACTGGTGGTCTCCCGCTACGAGACGGTGAAGATCCGGGCCGAAGACGGTCGGGCCGTAACCGGAGTGGACATTTCTCCCTTTATCAATAATCTCCCCTTCGGGAAGGATACCCGGGAGTTTGAAACCCCCTGCGCCTCGGGTTCTACCAGCCAGGCGGCCAACATTATGGAGGCCCTAGAGGTGGGGGCCCGGGTGTTGCTGCTGGACGAGGACACTTCGGCCACCAACTTCATGATCCGGGATGCCCGTATGCAGGCCCTGGTAAGCAAGGAAAAGGAACCCATCACCCCCTTCCTCGACCGGGTGCGCGAGCTCTATGAGCGCTGGGGGGTCTCCACCGTTCTGGTCATGGGAGGCTCTGGGGACTATTTGGAGGTGGCCGATACGGTAATAGCCATGGATCATTACCGTCCGCAGGAGGTCACGGCTCGGGCCCGGGAGATCGTGGCCGCCTATCCCTCCCGCCGCCGACCGGAGGCCCCGGAGCCCTTAAAAGAGATTCCCCGCCGAAGGGTCCTGGCCGACGGTCTTCGGCCTCCCCTCAAGCTCAAGGTCCAGGCAGTAGAGGGCCTGGTCTTGGGCCAGGAGCGCCTTGATCTTTCGGCGGTGGAACAGCTGGTTTCCGCGGATCAGGTGCGGACCCTGGGGCTTATCTTGGCGGCCATGCACGATCGGTGGCCGGGATCCCTTGCCGAGGCCGTGGCCGAGGCCGAAAGGAGGCTCCTTGAGGAGGGCTTTGGCTGGCTGGCGGAAGAAAGGGGGGACCTGGCCTTTGTGAGGCGCTTTGAGCTGGCCGCGGCCCTCAATCGCCTCAGGACCTTGAAGGCCCGGCCGGAAAGATGAGGCTTACCTATTATCATCTCTCGCTTCTTCTCCTTTCCGCAGCCCTTTTGGCCTTCGGGCTCATCCTGGGTGGGCTCTATTTTTATTTTCAGCTTGAGCTTCCGGATATCTCCGCCCTCAAGAACTATCGCCCTCCGGCGGTCACCGTGGTCTATGATCGGAACGGCCAGCCCTTGGCCTACTGGTATCGGGAGCGTCGCTTCCCGGTGCCCCTTTCCAAGATGCCCTCCTATCTCATCCAGGCCTTTGTGGCCGCCGAAGACGCCCGGTTCTATGAGCATCCGGGGATAGATCTGGTGAGTATCCTGAGGGCCCTTCTCGCGGATATCCGGGCCGGAAGGGTGGTCCAAGGGGGAAGCACCATCACCCAGCAGGTGGCCCGGGCCCTTCTCCTTTCCCGGGAAAGGACCCTTTCGCGCAAGATCCGGGAGGCCATCCTGGCCTGGCGCATCGACAAGGCCCTCAGCAAGGACGAAATCCTGAACATCTACCTTAACCAGATCTATCTGGGGGCCGGGGCCTACGGGGTGGAGGCTGCGGCCCTTACCTATTTCGGAAAACACGTCTGGGAACTGAGCCTTCCGGAGGCGGCCCTCATCGCCGGGCTCACCCCGGCCCCGAGCCGCTTCAACCCCCTGCGCAATCCGGAGGCGGCCCTTCGGCGCCGGGCCTACGTCCTGCGGCGCATGATGGAGGAGGGCTATATCCGTCCGGAGACCGCTCAGGCGGCGGCCAAGGCCCCCCTAAAACTCAACCCCATGGATTTTTCCCCCGACCCCCGGGCAGGCTATTTCCTGCAGGTAGTAAGGCTGCGCCTGGAAAAGATGTTCGGCCGGGAGCGTCTGGAGACCGGAGGCTACCGCATCTACACCACCCTGGATCTTTCCTGGTGGGAAAGGGCCCGTCCGGCGGTCCTCAAGGCCCTTTCGGCCATTCCGGCCCGGCATGGCTCCAAAGAGATTCCCCAGCTGGCTGTGGTCTGTGTGGAAAACGAAAGCGGAGCCCTCCGTCTTTTGGTGGGAGGGCGGGATTTCGGGGAGAGTCAATTCAATCGGGCGGTCTATGCTCGACGTCCTCCGGGCTCAGCCATCAAACCCTTTCTCTGGGCCCGGGCCCTGGAGGACGATCTTTTGCGCCCGGATTCCCTGGTGATGGATGAGCCGGTGGTGCTCCCCGGGGCCGAGCCGGAAAGCTTCTGGCGACCCCGGAATTTCGACCACCGCTACCTGGGCATTATTTCCCTGCGCTACGCCCTAGTGGAGTCCCGCAATACCGTGGCGGTAAAGATCGCCCGGGCTCTGGGCCTGGGGGAGGTGGAGGAGACCCTGGTGGGGCTCCACCTTACGGAGAATCTCCCCCGGAATCTCTCCGTGGCCCTGGGGAGTCTGGGGGTCTCGCCGCTGGCCCTCACCCGGGCCTATACCACCTTCCCGGAAGGAGGGCAGATGATCGAGCCCCATCTGGTGGAGGCCATCTACGACCGAGAGGGGAATCTCCTCTATCAGGCCTCGCCCCGGAGGCGCCGGGTCTTCTCTCCGGAGACAGCCTACGTGATGACCTATTTTCTGAAAGAAGTGGTCCGCGAGGGCACCGGGCGCTGTGCCCGGGCCCTGGGAGTGCCGGTGGCCGGAAAGACCGGGACTACCGACCGCTATCAGGACGCCTGGTTCGTGGGCTTTACTCCGGTTTATACCTGCGGAGTCTGGGTGGGCTACGATCAGCCGCAAAGCCTGGGAAGACTGGAAACCGGGGGTCGGGCGGCCTGTCCGGTGTGGCTGGCGGTCATGGAGGCCGTGCCGCAACCGCCCAAGGATTTCCCGGTCCCCGAGGACATAGCCTTTGTGCCCTTTACCGACCGGGTGCCCGGAGAAGGGAAGGAAGAACTCTGGCTCCCTTATCCCGAGGACAAGACCCCAGAGATCCGGGAGGTTCCACCTCTCAGGCCTCGGAGAGGCTTTCCTCTAAAATGGCTCTTCTGGTGGCGCTGATATCCCGCGGGCGGATCCGGGTGACGTCGTCCCGGGCCCAGTAACGCACCCGATAGCGGGCCTGAAGCTCCTCAAGGAGCTTTTGAAATTCCTCCTCCGGAAGATCGGTCAGGCGCACAAAGACCTGCCGTCTCTGAGGCTCCAGCTCTTCCCGGTAGGTAAGGATGCTTACAATCTGGGCCCCGTGGCCTACAATCAGCCGGGTGACCTCATCCAGGGTGTCGGGATCCTCCAGGATGAGCCCCACCTGGATGGGACCGTGATAGACACCGGTAATGTTTACAAAGAGCTTGAAGATGTCCGTCTGGGTAATGATCCCCACCACCTGCCCCTCTTCGTCCACCACCGGAAGCCCGGAGATCCGGTTTTCTAACATGAGAACGGCGGCATACTCTACGGTGTCCTCCGGCCGCACGGTGATAGGGTCCGGGGTCATGATGTCCTTGACCCGCACCTCCGAAAGAAGATAGTAGAGTTCGTGCACGTCGAGGGCCGTGGCCTTAGAGGGGGTGGCCTCTTTGATGTCCCGATCGCTGATGATGCCCACCAGTTTCCCCCCGCGCACCACGGGGATCCGCCGGATGCCGTGCTCTTTCATGATTTGGGAGGCCTTCATGATGGAGGCGTTCTCATCCAGTACAATGACCTCCTTGGTCATCCAGTCCTTGACCAGCATACCTTCCTCCTTGGGGATCTCTCCCCATTATGCCCTCGGGTTCTCCGGTTGGCAACCTTTAGACCTTCTTGCGGTTTGAAAAAGCCCCGCTATAGTGTCTCTAGAGGAGGGTGGTTATGGAGGTCATCACGGTTAAAAGTACGGCTAAGGCCCAGCTTATCGACATTACCGAGGAGGTGGCCCGGCGGGTGGCCGGGGTCAAAAGTGGGGTCTGTTTCCTCTATGTGCCGCACACCACGGCGGGAATCGTGATCAACGAGGGGGCGGACCCGGCGGTGGCCGAAGACATCCTCAGGGTTTACGAACGCCTGGCCCCTTATGATTTTTCCTACCGGCACCTGGAGGGCAACTCTCCGGCCCATGTGAAGGCCAGCCTTACCGGGCCGTGTCTTTCGGTATTGGTGGAGGAGGGGCGTCCGGTCCTGGGGACCTGGCAGCGCATCTTCTTTGCCGAATACGACGGCCCCCGCACCCGCAAGGTCTATCTCAAGGTCCTGGAGGATTGATTTATGAGCGTAAACAAGGTCATTCTCATCGGCCGCCTGGGGGCGGATCCGGAGATCCGCTATACCGCCGACGGACAGGCCGTGGCCACCTTCCGGGTGGCCACCAACGAGGTCTGGGTGAAAAACGGCGAGCGTCAGGAGCACACCGAATGGCACCGCATTGTGGCCTTCGGGCGTCTGGCCGAGATCTGCGGGGAGTATCTTTCCAAGGGGCGACAGGTCTACATCGAGGGGCGGATCAGGACGCGCTCCTTTGAAGATCGGGAGGGCCAGCGGCGTTGGGTGACGGAGATTGTGGCCAATGACATGCGTATGCTCGACGGCCGCCGGGATCAGGCCTTCACCGGGGCCTCTCCGAGTCCTTCCTCTCCTTCTCCCACGGAGACCATTCCGGAGCCCCCTCCAGACGACGATCTTCCCTTCTGAAGGCCTCCTCGAGTTCTCCGTCCAGGTCGAAGACCCGGCGCACCGTACCGATGGCCTCCCGCCCCAGGCGGTGGTAGCCGGCCTTAAGGTAAAGGATGGGGGCGTGGAGGAGTTTCTGGACGATGGCCTCGGTCATGACCTCCAGGGCCTCTCGCTCCTCCTCGGAAAGATTCTGCAGGCGGGGGAGGGTCCGGGCCAGCTCCCGCCTCCGGATCTCCTCTGCCTTTTCCCTCAGGGCCTTAATGGTGGGATAGACCGCCAGCTCCTTCAGCCACCTTTCGAATTTGAGAACCTCTTCTTCGATCAGGCGTTCGGCCCGCAGGGCCTCCTTTTTCCGTCGGGCGAGATTTTCCTCTACCACCTGTTTGAGGTCGTCGATATCAAATACATAGACGTTTTCGAGCTCGTTTAGGCCCGGATCCACATCCCGGGGAACGGCGATATCCATCAGGAAAAGAGGCCGGTGCTTACGGGCCCGCAGGAGGGGGCGGACCAGATCCGGAGTGATCACGAACCCCGGGGCCCCGGTGGAGGAAATTACGATGTCCGCGGAAAGGAGACCCTCGGAAAGTTCCGCCAGACTGAGGGCCTCCCCTCCGTAACGTTCGGCAAGCTCTATGGCTCGGGAAAGGGTGCGGTTGGCCACCAGAAGCCGGGCCGCCCCGGCGGAAAGGAGGTGCTGGGCCGCAAGTTCGGCCATCTCTCCGGCCCCCACCAGGAGGATCACCTTCCCCCGCAGGGAGCCGAAGATCTTCTTGGCCAGCTCCACGGCAGCGTAACTCACCGAGACCGCGTAGGAGCCGATGCCCGTTTCCGTGCGCACCCTTTTGGCCACAGAGAAGGTCCGATGAAGAAGGCGATTCAGGATGGGCCCGGTGGACCGAAAGCGGCCGGCGGCCTCCCGGTAGGCCTCTTTCACCTGTCCCAGGATCTGGGGCTCTCCCAGGACCAGGGAGTCCAGCCCGCAGGCCACCCGGAAAAGATGCCGCACGGCCTCCAGATCCTCGAAAACATAAAGATGGGGTTCAAAGTGTGGGCGGGCCAGGCCGGTCTCCCGGGCCAAAAAGTCCTTGAGCCCGGAAAGGGTGCGCTCCCGCTCCGGGGTCACCAAAAGGTATTCCACCCGGTTACAGGTGGAAAGGTAATAGGCCTCTTCCACCTCCGGGAGATGGGCCTTGAGGCGCGCCAGGGGATGTTCCCCCCGCTTTTCCAGGGCAAAGCGTTCGCGCACCTCCACCGGAGCCGTACGGTGATTAAGCCCTACCAGAAGGATCTTTTCCCTCTCAGGACCATCGACCATAGGAATGTAACCCCGGCATCCACAGATTAATCACCCAGAAGCTTACTATCCAGACCAAAAAGCCCAAAAGGGCCATATAGGCCGCCCGGCGTCCTCGCCAGCCTACGATGAGACGCTCGTGAAGAAGCGCGGCATAGATCAGCCAGAGGATAAGGGACCAAGTCTCCTTGGGGTCCCAGCTCCAGAAGCGCCCCCAGGCCTTCTCCGCCCAGAGGGCCCCGGTAACGATCCCCAGGGTAAGAAGAGGGAAGCCGTACTTGAGACACTTTTCGTTTAGGCGATCCAGGGACTCCAGCGGAGGAAGCCTCCGGAAAAGGCCCCCCAGGTGTTTGCGTTTGAGTTCCCGCTCCTGAAGGAGATACATCACCGCGGCCACGGCGGCGATGAGAAAAAAGGCGTAGGAGGCCAGAGAAATAAGGGCGTGCACCGGAAACCAGAAACTCTGCAGGATGGGGGGGAGAGGCCAGAGGGCTTCCGGGGCCTTCCAGGCAGCAATCATGAGAAGGAGGATCAGGGGGGAAAGGAAGGTCCCCAGGGTGTAGACCTTGGGCCCCCGCCAGGAAAGAAGAAAATAGGCCCCCACTACCGCCCAGGCCAGAAAGGAGGTGGCTCCGTGGAAATTGGCCACCGGAGGGGCCTTGAGGATCTTGAGCCCGGCCAGCAGGGCCCCGGTGTGGAGCAGCCAGCCGCAGGCCAGCACTCCCCGGGCCCCCCGCAGGGCCTCCGGCTTCAGGGTGTAAAAATAGATGAAAAAACCCACCGTGGCCACGAGATAAAGCAGAAAGGCCAGCCGAAAAAAGAAGACCTCCATCAAGCCCTCCAGGGCTAGCTTAGCCCGGTCTAGAGGGGAATTCAAGCCTAAAGCACCAGGCGGCGCTCGCGT
This portion of the Thermosulfurimonas marina genome encodes:
- the hslU gene encoding ATP-dependent protease ATPase subunit HslU yields the protein MKPLTPREIVAELDKFIVGQTEAKKAVAIALRNRWRRQQVPPPLRDEIYPKNIIMIGPTGVGKTEIARRLARLSGSPFLKVEATKFTEVGYVGRDVESMIRDLTHIAVQMVKAEEQERVKERARRLAEDRLLDLLVPPVPHRPEGDSETREKFRQMLRDGRLDERYVEIDIEERLPSPMVEVFAASGLEEIEQQLREMMSSLFPRRPKRRRLKVREALEFLTKQEAEKLIDMEKVTREAIQRTETSGIIFIDEIDKIASRGEGHGPDVSREGVQRDLLPIVEGTTVNTRYGMVRTDHILFIASGAFHIAKPSDLIPELQGRFPIRVELKPLTQEDFVRILTEPENALVKQYQALLATEGVELEFTEDGLREIARIAYEVNERTENIGARRLYTVMEKLLEEVSFSAPDIAPTRVVINGEYVREKLAEIAGDLDLSRFIL
- the hslV gene encoding ATP-dependent protease subunit HslV; this translates as MLKGTTVVAVRRNGRTVLAADGQVTLGETIIKHGARKVRRLYKGQVLVGFAGSTADALTLFERLEKKLELYSGHLVRAAVELAKDWRTDKLLRRLEALLIACDREKILLISGAGDVIEPDEEVLAIGSGGPMALAAAKALLKHTDLSARQIAEEALRLAGELCIYTNQEITVEEL
- a CDS encoding tyrosine recombinase XerC codes for the protein MELLEEFLRHLQQERGYSPHTLRAYARDLRDFFAFLSGRSPLEADLQDLRAFVMRLRPRVSARTLARKLSAVRSFYRYLLKRGVLEETRFLALSGPRLPRDLPRVLTVDEALALMEAPQGGDFFALRDRVALELLYGSGLRASEVCALKLTDLHLEARFVRVRGKGRKERVVPLSRKAVEALRNYLPVREAFLKARKKEESHLLLNRHGEALSPRSLQRLVKAHARALGLSGVHPHALRHSFATHLLESGADLRSIQEMLGHSRLTTTERYTRLDLGHLSRIYDAAHPRALAKRPRRDKD
- a CDS encoding hybrid sensor histidine kinase/response regulator — translated: MKSEAFYQTILDLFPGLVSVVSRDYRVLYANRKLRERCGRDPVGDLCYRVFHDREDPCPWCKKDEVLREGKSVLQEIHSPKDRRWFEVRSLPFPLEDERAYLSIILDITEKKLLEEKIEKERAFLHKILEENPVLVLFNREGKISFINRTFEEITGFSREEALGKSVFELLAPEEALSDWKKHCEKVQCGIFERGVELPVRDRRGRLHYLLWNCMRVEDPEGIPVIIGMAVDITEQKRLQEEHFQIQKMESLGRFTGVLLHELNNLFMALQGYISVSLLKLDRPENIRENLERMEELIHRWRRMSQELLFFVRKRTSQAEILDLARALHRLRETLERLLGSKIRLHLEAPEGNLLVRLSPVALQQILLNLASNAREAMEGEGEIWIRLEKVELPEESARVLDLKPGPYALLTFRDRGPGLSPEALSHLFEPYFTTKKEGTGLGLATIYSLVKQHGGHIAAYNHPEGGAVFRLYLPLADSPRAEGPSEGLSLLVVEENQILLETLKDLLEYLGYRPRLARGFAEAERILEEGFVPQILLTDIRMRSGPKEEEIRKLASRFPEMKVIIASPYPRETIEKSLPELRGRLIPLAKPFSLEDLRQAVERAGGAP
- a CDS encoding ABC-ATPase domain-containing protein is translated as MERLKKILLRIDGRGYGAYRELLGRYRFPGFELVVDKVQADPFAPPSRVRVQVPAEVARFPEASYSNFSRRVGLENYLADRLSRLARKLSERRGSGKSGLIQVHGPGQEILPRTAVTVGPGGEVTARIFVGLPAAGRRVLARQAWELLGEDLPYLVRQGLLFENLDRDELWRFVETNEDADFLRARLSEWRLVAFVAEGAILPRASGVDPRPAREAVPFAPPPELTLEVELPNRGPVRGLGLPEGVTLIVGGGFHGKSTLLRALELGVYNHRPGDGRELVVSRYETVKIRAEDGRAVTGVDISPFINNLPFGKDTREFETPCASGSTSQAANIMEALEVGARVLLLDEDTSATNFMIRDARMQALVSKEKEPITPFLDRVRELYERWGVSTVLVMGGSGDYLEVADTVIAMDHYRPQEVTARAREIVAAYPSRRRPEAPEPLKEIPRRRVLADGLRPPLKLKVQAVEGLVLGQERLDLSAVEQLVSADQVRTLGLILAAMHDRWPGSLAEAVAEAERRLLEEGFGWLAEERGDLAFVRRFELAAALNRLRTLKARPER
- a CDS encoding penicillin-binding protein 1A; its protein translation is MRLTYYHLSLLLLSAALLAFGLILGGLYFYFQLELPDISALKNYRPPAVTVVYDRNGQPLAYWYRERRFPVPLSKMPSYLIQAFVAAEDARFYEHPGIDLVSILRALLADIRAGRVVQGGSTITQQVARALLLSRERTLSRKIREAILAWRIDKALSKDEILNIYLNQIYLGAGAYGVEAAALTYFGKHVWELSLPEAALIAGLTPAPSRFNPLRNPEAALRRRAYVLRRMMEEGYIRPETAQAAAKAPLKLNPMDFSPDPRAGYFLQVVRLRLEKMFGRERLETGGYRIYTTLDLSWWERARPAVLKALSAIPARHGSKEIPQLAVVCVENESGALRLLVGGRDFGESQFNRAVYARRPPGSAIKPFLWARALEDDLLRPDSLVMDEPVVLPGAEPESFWRPRNFDHRYLGIISLRYALVESRNTVAVKIARALGLGEVEETLVGLHLTENLPRNLSVALGSLGVSPLALTRAYTTFPEGGQMIEPHLVEAIYDREGNLLYQASPRRRRVFSPETAYVMTYFLKEVVREGTGRCARALGVPVAGKTGTTDRYQDAWFVGFTPVYTCGVWVGYDQPQSLGRLETGGRAACPVWLAVMEAVPQPPKDFPVPEDIAFVPFTDRVPGEGKEELWLPYPEDKTPEIREVPPLRPRRGFPLKWLFWWR
- a CDS encoding CBS and ACT domain-containing protein, which gives rise to MLVKDWMTKEVIVLDENASIMKASQIMKEHGIRRIPVVRGGKLVGIISDRDIKEATPSKATALDVHELYYLLSEVRVKDIMTPDPITVRPEDTVEYAAVLMLENRISGLPVVDEEGQVVGIITQTDIFKLFVNITGVYHGPIQVGLILEDPDTLDEVTRLIVGHGAQIVSILTYREELEPQRRQVFVRLTDLPEEEFQKLLEELQARYRVRYWARDDVTRIRPRDISATRRAILEESLSEA
- a CDS encoding secondary thiamine-phosphate synthase enzyme YjbQ, encoding MEVITVKSTAKAQLIDITEEVARRVAGVKSGVCFLYVPHTTAGIVINEGADPAVAEDILRVYERLAPYDFSYRHLEGNSPAHVKASLTGPCLSVLVEEGRPVLGTWQRIFFAEYDGPRTRKVYLKVLED
- a CDS encoding single-stranded DNA-binding protein; translation: MSVNKVILIGRLGADPEIRYTADGQAVATFRVATNEVWVKNGERQEHTEWHRIVAFGRLAEICGEYLSKGRQVYIEGRIRTRSFEDREGQRRWVTEIVANDMRMLDGRRDQAFTGASPSPSSPSPTETIPEPPPDDDLPF